The genomic DNA CAAACAATGGCGCAGCTGGTTTTCTTCTAACActttttacatgaaaaaatctCTGTAGCTTGGCCTATTCCTAAACTCTTCAGTTTGTGCTTAAGTATTATTAGAACCCTTTGGGTTTGCTTTTCAGACTGGAAGATactgtttaaaaattgttgattgaaaattgtaggATAAGTATCCTGCGATTCTGAGCAAACCATCCGTTTAGCTTTTATAAGCTTTAGTAAGCTAAATTCAGTCACAACTGTAAGTCTACTATGATACAAATCCTCATTTCAGGGATGTTGACCAAGTTCACGACATGATGGATGATATCGCGGAGCAACAAGATGTTGCACGCGAAATTTCCGACGCAATTTCAAACCCGGTTGCCTTTGGCCAAGATGTGGATGAAGATGAATTGGCCAAGGAACTCGAGGAACTCGAACAAGAGGAATTGGACAAAGAGCTGCTCGGAGTTGGCGGAATTGGAACTCCTAGCGAACTCCCAGCCGTTCCTGCTACATCAGTGCCTGCTGCTCCTGCTAAAGCTCGTTCAAGTACGATTTTCTTTAGCCTAGAACAAATTCTGGCACTCAGCCAAACGCTGAGTGAAGAATCCAAACAATATTTCCAACCACTATGCGACTGACTACAGATAATACGAGCATTGTTCAAAGTGTTTGTTTTCGCAGTTTCTGCTGACacctcttctttcttttcagaaGCCAAAGCCGAAGAAGTCGACGACGATCTAAAGGAATTGGAAGCCTGGGCCTCGTAAAGAAACTAGGGCTATGCTGTGTACACAGAGTAGAACGAAAAAATGGTGAGAAAAAGTTATTGGAGGAAATAAATGCTTTGTAAGGGGAGAAATGCTCTGGATACTGTAAAAATTACTATTCTTGCTGGCATAGGAAATTAGTGAGTCAAAAATGGGTATATTCTACACCCCTACGTCCCTCTATATTTTGACGTGTAATCCTGTTCTACCTGACTCTATCATTGTTaattggtaataaaaaaagtatacaaaGTGAATGAGATCTATTAATGCATGACACAAACAGCAAATGTTACCTCcagtaattaatttattttttattccagcCGTATAGCTTTCAACTGGCAATGAGAAGAAAGATGTTGCATGTAAGTGAGTCCCAATCgtcattataaaataattttttacataatatagATTCctataatatgaaaatttaccAGGATAAATTAAACCAGGCGAAATATTGTTAATTCAACTATTCAAGTTCTAAGGTTTATAATGTTTCTGTACATGGGTCATTCCATGTCAAATCGAAGGGGGTCGATTCCAACTATTGGTCGATTTGACATGGAATGACCCACATACATTGTTTCATACAATGATATATTACGATAGctcttaattataaattgccTTATGCATATTCTTTATATAGGCAAAATTGAGCCTATTACTAACACCAGGTAATCCATCTAAGTTTAGGCAAGCTTAATACACAACTAGTAGAAATAtcgattattcaaaataaaaaaaagtgtcagTAAATAAAGTAAGCTCAGTACACAACTAGTTGAAATATCgattgttcaaaataaaaaaaaatgtctgtgAATAAAGTAACAGGCAAATGGCTTGTGCGATTATTCTCTTTATGGCCGAAAAGcactcctgaatttttttccaatttcttcgtacaaccgttaattttttatgattacTCAAACCTATgtaaaaatcgtcagtttttaaAGATCTTAAAACATTctaaaaaatcttgattttcattCCGATCATTTTGACACCAGCAAGGTTTTGAAAACTCTCCAAAATatcaccaaaaattttgtgttATTGTGTCTAAACCTTCAGAGTTGAACACCgaatttttggtattttttttgggAGTTCTTGGAACATTGAAACTTGTTGAAATGAGgtaaaaacctgaaaaaactCAGGAGTGTTTTTCTGAGAACGcagaattatataaaaaattatgaggcTAATCAAAGATGGTGGGGGGAATTATTGGCCGAGTTGACATAGATTGCCCTATAGTTTTGTCACTAATGTTCGTATCTAGACAGACGATTTCCTCTGCAAGATGTGAACGAAATTTAGGGAACTTTATTTCCCTAATTTCTGGCGAAGCCATATTTTGATATGAATTCGAAATATCTATgagaagaatattttcagtcacgtctgaaaaaaaaaaagtttaacagCTTTATGAAGTTTCCTCAAAATAGGTCCTTGAGGTAAAACTTTATACTGCATAGCTACAAAAAACAACGCTTCTATATATCCGTGTCCATGTTATGTGAAAatgtttattaaataaaatacattgaatataaaaaccaACATTGGCTTACTAGTTTTTATTGACAGCTGGAGAAATAAATACTATTTACAAATGACATTTCATATAATTTAAACGCTGCCTTGTTCCTTTCACGTAtgttaaaaagaaatattcttaTCTACTGATAATTTAACAAAGCTATGATTATCCAACTTCCCCCATTAGGGCGAAatcacatatttttcttcctttcgaCCGTTGACATCAAAAAAACTTGCTATAAACATACATTTCCCACAGTTGAGAAAAATCCTATTCAAAATACCAAATTTATACTTTAGTCTGGGATTCGCATTACAATGGTCGCGTACGCGTTAATAACAATACATATTTACACAGGTAAACTCGCACATAAGTATTCTTTTCGACTTATGCGTTACCCATAACAAAAACACACTCAATAGAAATTTTATCCTCCAAGAAAAAGTTGCTAGTAAACCTACTGTATACGTGGTATTTAAAGCAAAATATCACTTCCACATGTGAGAACTGGTGTGGGTGTATACTTTTTGTTTACTTTGTTGAGAGCCGGTGCAGACAATGGATGCACATGTGGCTTAGCAGGGAATCTTCGTCCTGCAATATCGACTTCGTAACGAGCATTTGGATCCATTATGAACTCTGTTGTTATTGGACCTGGATCATTACATTCGTGTCTGTGACCAGGCAGCCCGATAAAACCCAGACAAATGAGTTTATCAGTAGCAAATCCATACCTGTTTTAATTCAGACATTTCGTTAATCACCATTTGCAGTGTTGAGACATCGTGGACttatgcaataataataatacgtgtATCCACATGccactatatatataacgataaaaatcataccCTGCCGACGTGACCGTCCCTACATATCTATCGTCACGATATAGAGGTTCACCACCCCACGGCCAAACATCTTTATTTGGATCGAGTTGACCACCCAAGACAAAAAGGACTAATCGCTTTCTCACTCCTTGTTCTTTTTGATGCTGAAGCGCATATTTGccgataaaatattctttctgtttcaaagaaaaatacagaTATTGATCGGCACGCcatgaaattttgaagttaCAAAGTtcaaaaacaaactttcatGAAATCGAAAACATAGCTTTGAAACTTGGCGGTATAACTCACGTCTAATTTAACACTGTATCCGTTTCCAGCTTCATAAGGCGTTACATATGGGCTTAGTTCTTCAGCCCAGAATGGAATAAATCTTTCTATTCGCATGAACCGTTGCGTTAGTACTCCCACATTGCGGACTCCATAGTCTTTCCCAGTCGCCATCAATCTTGCATACACATGCAAAGCATATTCTGACGGGATGTACAGGCAATACCCAGGCTCTCCAGTATGCGTAAATGCCATCACCATCACATCAGACGCATATCCAACGTTTACCTTCTGcaagaaaattggaaaatatcagCTCACTGTCATATGAATTGTGCAGCGCTAATCTGTGGATCTGGAGAAAATGGCTGGCACGTAGACATTACCTTGTGCGTAAATGGAGAGAGGTTGATGTCAGAATTGGATAACGCTGAGAGTAATTCAGTTGCTTTTGGACCGACAACGTTGATTACGGTATATTTAGACGTCACGTCGTTCAAACCCACAGAACGATCGGAGGGTAAATGTCTGTGGGCAATTGATATAAATATTCTTAACATTAAAACGTTACCtttgtgaaaataagaaaaacataAGATCTAGTAAATTGGAGGAGTTTCGAGTACGAGTCAAATATTCTAGTCACCTTGATCGATAATCGTATGcaagataaatttttggaaatatgtttgaaatatatttattgctAGTATTACATCTACAGGTCTCACCTGGACATCCATTGGTAGATGCGTGTTTGTTGTGATGTAGGGGAAACCATGAAAAAACTGTTATCCATCTGGCGTACCAGCATACAATCATTTTCGTAGCCACCTCTCTCGTTTTGCATTCCTGTATGAGCTATGGTGCCTACAGGTATGTTTGCATCGTTCGAGCATAACTGCTGCAGATAGTTGACAACTTCGGAGCGACTTGACTGTTACATTTCAAACATACAATTAGAGCCAACTATCTGAGATACAGGTATCTAACAACATTTATAGCCAAACTTTTGATTAAGGACATACACATGTATCTTCATTTTATTAGCATATTGCTTGGGTAAGAATATTTTAGTAACGATTTTAATTGCATACAGCAAAAACTGTCAATAACATACATAAAGACGGTATGTACAAACATTTTAAATCCGTTGagaataatttatgcaaaGGTAGTAGAAGCATATTATTTGTGTGTTGCGTGGTCGATTCTAGTCTTCAGAATTCCATCAAACAGGCACATATATTAGCATCCAAAGCATGAGATCGATTGGCAGGTTTGTGGTCTGGCTATAATGATGAATCATCAACATACAAGTACAGACGGTGACATTATGAAACTCCAGAACCGACCACAGCGAACTATTTGCTCTCTCTATAGTTGTAGTCCTGCGGCAAGTTTGACTATACGACATTGTGCATAGTATTTCAAAAAGACATATATGAAACAACCTGATTTAAGCCACGGTTTGTGTATTATATCTCTACAATGTTAATTAAAGTTACAAATAAGCTGATATTAATGcctttacaaaaaataattgctaAATATATCATACCCCATCGTCAACAATTGAACCATAAGCCCTACGCCTTGTGTCGGCATGCGTcgactaataaaaaaatggtcgaTGTTATTCATTGACTTTCACTTATTCAATCGCCTGCGTtagtttcaataattttaccaTTTAATCCTTCAAAATTCTACAGATGTAATATTACCCtatcgaaatgaattttcacaacGTTACTCTCACCTTAATTTCGATTTTAGAAAACGAGCTCATGTCGATTATTCCCACACCTTCACGACAAGCGTGAAATTCTTCTTTCATGAAATCAAAGAATTTTGGTTTGTAGAAACTGCCCGGAGGCATTTCAGGTTTTTTATCACCTCCTGAaaacatataaataaacatcAAATTGGCATTTAACCAATTTTACCCTGCTGAAAAGATTTATAATTCCATATCATTCAAGTATCATGCCGATGCATCTGActggaatttaaaaaagtctTCGTCAATTAGAAAAAGAGACAAAATTTATGCAGCTTGTCATAAAATTAAAGTTTAATGGCAGGTTGATGAAGAAAGCTTTGAAAATCACCACGAAATTCGGGAAAAGGAGAAATTTAAGTTGCTGTGGTCCCTAAAAgtgttacagaaaaaaaaaattcccagattgaaaaaatcaattttgacaCAACAGAGAAACACAGTGAATTGTGAGGTGCGACTACAGTATTAAGTCTCTTCATAAAAGTTGGATAAAAATGAGCAACGGTAACGTTTTGTGGTCGATACAATTGCTTACTTCGATAAGTTGAAACAAAGTAGAGGGGTCTCTCGTACGCCATCTTTATGCCAAATACTGCACCCTGTTCTTCTAACACTGAGTATAAAGGTGAGCAGCGTAACTTCCTGGCATACTTGTACTCGCACTGGTGCGGATATAATATGGCGTAGTGGCGACCAACTACTTCCTTAATTCTCTGTTGCAGGTACTGCTTGTTGTTGTGCAAATCCAAGAACCTTTGTACATTAAACGGAAGTAACTCTTGCGCAGGTTCACCTTTCATCATCCATTCAGCAACTGCTTTTCCAATACCTCCGGCACCTCCAAGAAGAAACATTAATTTCTAATTGGTTTTTGCTTgatgtgtaaatttttttgttgctttcccagaattttgtttatttcataGACTGCTTACCCTGCAACGAATTTCCGCTCATACCAACAGcgacgaaataatttttcacctctgGACTTTCTCCAAGAATCCAACGTCCATCTGGAGTAAAGTTGTCTGGAGAATTGTAAATCGTAGGATCTCCCATTTCTCTCAATATAGGAAGACGGTGCTTTGCTCTTTCCCAAAGTGGTCTCCAGTGTTGTGGGTCATCCTTTAAATGGCGATGCCAGTCTTTAACAGGAACCTTTCCTTCCTTACCAAAGGCTGGTTTTGCTTCTCGTTCGAACCACCCAACCATTAGACCACCTAGGTACAAAATAACATGATTGTCATTGCCTAAGAAGCATAAATCAAACCTATGATGACCGTTATACTATAAATGAGAAATCGTAGCTTGAGAAATGAATAAACTCCAGGCAAACAATGGATAGTTGATCAATTTAAATCAGGACTACAGGTTTTGAGAACCATAGAAAGTATATCTGCAGCTCTGTGTAAATTAATaaactgataaaaatatttagacattacatttttctaaattcgaTTCATCTAGCTTTGCACATATTCTCTTCAAATAGATGCTTGGATTTGTAGGATTTTCATTACCTTGCCATTGGCGAGCATACGAATATGCGTCAAAGTCTCTTACGCATGGCAGATGGGAACTTATCTCAGGCACCAAAGATGGTGTAACTGCGTAAAAATGTTCTGCCGGATATGCGGGAATTCTCACAGGAGGATTACATCGCAAACCCAACTCTCTCGCCCACTGTCAATGAGACATATCATTTTATTACTATATTTTAACAGGTAAGTGTTGATAAATTCTCTGTATACTAAgcagcaacaaaaaaagcaaTCCTAATTGCTCTGATTCCACAAAATTTAGATACAGGAACAATAACgacattaaataaaaataaaataaaaatactccTGTTCTAAAAAGATGCGTAACTCAGGTTTGTTAAAATTCTTACCATTCCTGCACAGTTTATGAAATATTCGCAAACAATACTGCCTTGATCAGTTGTGAGACTCTTAACAGCCCCATTTTCAGTAAAGACTTCCTCAATACGACAATCCTCTTTGTAACGAACTCCACCCTGTTTTGCAAGCTTTGCCAAGGCATGGCATATGGCACTGGAATCAGCGACAGCGTCCTCAGGTACCCAGACGGCTCCTTCCAAATCATCAACGTGTAAATAAGGATGTAGCTTCTTTAGCTCTTCTTTGCCAAGAAGCTAAGCATACAAAGTTGTTAATCGATGGCTCCGAAGCAGTGAAGTGTAACAGAGAAACTCACCTTACAGTGCAAGCCTGTCGGAACATTATAAGCTATTCTCCTCTTCAGGGCGATCATTCTATCCTTAGTTTGAGCGAGATTAACACTCCCACACTCTTTCAAGCCAATGTCAAATCCCATTTCGTGCAATTGtcggtataattttaaactGTACATTATTATATTGCGATGAGCTATCGGCTTGAACAAGCCAAGCGTTCCAGATCCGAAATGAGAAGTCCCGCCGCCCACCCTGGTAAATTTagtatttgaatataattatttaatcttAGTTTATTCTATCGGTAAACAGGAAATAGACGATAAGCTTTGCATACCCAgatatttatgaatattttcatagtGAATTGAAAGGGTATTCGTCGGGTGTCAAATAAACTTGTAAAAGACACAGCCAGAGAAATTAAGGGAGCGCATACTGGAAAAGGGAAATACACAATTTTCCTTTCTATCATGCTACAAAAGAAACAGTCGAACAACGGCTAGTCGATGTATTCTTTAGGGCTTGAGGGACTGGACAAATGCccccatttcttttttattcctctcCTAATCGCCTCGAAAGCCAAAAGTCTGATTGAACGCACCGGCCTTGTTCCAGGACGAGCACGTCGTTCCATCCATTCTGTACAAGGTGGTATGCTACGGAGTTTGCAACTGTCCCTGCGCCCGCTATCACGACCTGAACCTGTGACGGGAGTACGGAATCGCTGTCGGGGGTAGACAAGTCTGTTCTGAATTCCCGATTGGTATCCAGCACCCCTGCTGCAGCACCATATTTGCAGGTTATGCCCTGTAACAGTCGTCCGTGAAGTTCGTGGCTCGGTTGGCCTGAATGTCGCAAGCGCAAGCACCTCGCACAACCTCGGTTTAACATTAACATTCACGCGATAAGGCTGTAGCAACGTTTCTGCTTCTTCGACCGAACTCTTCTcggataatgataatgaaaggTGCGGACGTCGCGGCCAGTACTTTACTCCACATTCGAACTCTCTCGAGTGCTTCAGTGCTCTCGACCTTCTTTGAATAACCTGGGTTGTATCTTGTAGCATGCGACCCCTTACCCATCATATGGTCACAACTCCACCTACATGAAATGAACGTTCGTAGCTTGTAAATTTCATAAGCGACCAATATACAGATCAGTAACTGATCGTGAGTACGTATCGTATCTGATGGTCAGTTCTCGAGGGTCACTACATCGAAAAAAGCAACcccatttttaaatttcataattttttttattcattgcttttgaaagaaaatttattttattacagtgTTTTTTATTAATCTCAGTATGGTTTAATTcggtaagaaaaaacaattgaaccATTTACTTTTGTGTAAAGAATTCTCAGGTTCctggaaaaaatatctcacAGCTGAAGTGTTGATTGCAAAATTGTTGGAGTGCAAATCCGCGTTGCATAATCACGCATCGCATCTGCATCATGCTTGCATCCATACATGTTTTTTACCTTTGAACGCAGCGGGAAATTTCCTTACAATTAGAAACTGGGAAAATAGCATATGCAGTACATACTATTATGCTAAGATTAATTTTAAGagtaaatatgtatgtatgtatgggaGAACTGTACACCCTATAGTTCTACATACGTACGTGGATCTACCTGGTGTACTGTTGTGTATGCAACAAGATTTTGAAGTTTCATCTCTTGAGCTTTGACGTATATTTATAAGATCTACAGTACGTATAGTTATCCTTCTGCTTTGAGCCCTTGTTGAGGTCTCTGCTTGTCACCACTTGTCATTCCAGTCAATTCCAGTCGAAAAGACCGCAGTTACATAATCTAACCTGAAGAAGTTGAATGATCCGACAGCTGTCAGCAGTACTTGCCGCAAAACAAAAACGCAGAGTGCAGGTGCAAGCCAAGTTCGCGATCGTCATTCCGACATTTGAGGTAAAAAGGGTAAAAAGAAGAGCTTATTCTACCTATGGCGAAGGGTGGAGATTCCTCGAAGGGTGGTGTAAGTTTCAACTTGTGCTCTAGGCATATAAATCTGATTATAATTTGCGAAATGGGATTTTACGTCAATCGAGACTTTAGGTAGACAGTAGATGCTCAACACATCCTCATCACTCACGAGGTGTAAATGATGCAATTTGCGTCGCGTTTCGATCGTCTTTAACAGTCTCAACGCTGACCATTGTTGTGCGAATGCGTAATCCGACGACCGCCGTTTCGGTGCTTAGAAATTTTGCAAggcgaatttaaaaataaacatttgaTTCATCATGCAACAGCGTCGGTGGGGATTGAGGTCgcgcttattttttattagcagTCGAGTATCATTTCCGAGATGAAAAGCACGTGGCGGGACAGAGATCGGGTgagcaaattttcaataatcacGGTTTATGGTTGTTACGATTTAAGGTCACGTCGACAACGTGTCCTctcgattatttgaaaaatcacggTAATAGTTGTCTGCCTTTACCTTCAGGATTAACAAATCAGAGgatcagtttcttttttttggggggggggggggggggggggggggggggtgtgaCTGGAGTCTGAACTCTGAAATTTATCATTAGTCAACAGTTAAACCTGTATCATATATTCTTCTTTTACCCCATAAACGCAGGACTTTCAGAAACACTTAGCTGGCGGTGAGACAACTGGCCAATACTTGGCCCAGGTTCTCTACAATACTAAAACCGATTTTAAGCCGCTGCCTGGATTTACAGAAAAAGATGACAACACCAGTTCCTATCGTCTTCAAGCAAGTGTTGACTGCGACGAAGTCTGTCCCAATATTTATATCGGAGATGCGTAAGTGTTTTTCACTGACACAATTTATCTTAGCTGCATCGACTTTGATTTCTAAAAACTAACAGTTCTTGCCTGGAGGATCAAAATTTACACGGGCAATAATAAAGACAGGCATTACTTTTATCACtgatttttcaagtaaaattaCCGATTTACAGAGCAACTGCTAAGAATAAAAAGTACCTGAAAATGCTGGGGATAACACATGTTTTGAATACCGCTGAAGGCAAACGTTTTGGATTCGTCGATACTGATGCAAATTACTACAAGGACACCACCATGAAGTACATGGGTCTTCCTCTAGCCGATTTACCTTCGACCTGCATTAATCAATACTTTCATGCAGCAGCGACATTTATTGAAGAAGCCGTGTCCACGGGAGGTATTGCAATCTATTGTTTATTACTAACTCTGATCATCAATTTTAATCCACGTAAATACATGTGTAATGGATCTGGTTTTAGGCAAGGCGTTTGTTCATTGCATGATGGGTATGTCACGCAGCGCGACGTGCGTTCTCGCCTACCTCATGATTAAAGAACAAATGCTTGCTTCGAAAGCAATTCAAACAGTACGTAGCAATCGAGACATTCATCCCAATGATGGCTTCCTTCGTCAGTTGGCCGAATTGGATAACCAGCTACGCAGGCAACGTTTATAATAAGCAATAATTAAGTACCTTAAATTGAATATCTTTATACACTTCTCACCTACTACAAACCTCAAGTATTGAGAAGAGCGAACCAATACACTAATCTTAAGATGTCAAAATAActattgcaatattttttatcaaacagcTATTAATGCCAAATATTTGCCTTTTATCAATGTTTGATGTGCATGTATGTCGCAAATGCGTCAATACCAAATTTAACAGTTTGTATGTGTATATCTCAGGAATATTCGATGAAGCGGACACCTCCAGGTAATTTAAGGCAACTGCCTTATACTGTGCCTTGCATTGTGGGTTTAGGGACCCCACTTCACTGAACATTCCAGGAATGTACGAGCGTTTACAAAACATGCAATCATTGCTCACTTGGAAGACTGTTTTGAAACGTAGATTTGCAATTGTAACAATTTTGGGAGCAAACCTGAatctttatataataatatggaCGTTATAGTGCAGGACAATTAATATACTTTACAAAACTAAtgctgtataatatattcaaacaaCAAACCACTATGCAAACAGTATCAAATGTAACCCAAACGATTACGACCAAAGTTTTCAACGATAATTCTCTTTTTTGCAACAATATCGCAATTCGCAAAATAATGCCTTTGTGATTCTGTTTAGAACTTGACGTCTGTAATAGTCATCTGCCATACTTTGTAAATAATTCACCAACAAATTGTGTAACAACTTTGTGCATATATACAGATCTCTTTCGATGTACCTGCATTTCTTGGACATGAAGTACCGTATTGTTTCAAACTTAATACGTCGACATTTAATTCTAGGAATCTGTTTTTGGAATTATTCCTCAAATATGCATGTATGGTTAACCGCCACCTATAAGTAAGGTAAGAGTTGTTCAACTTATATTCAGCACCAAAAACCTCggcatacgtataatatttgaaacaatatgctgactatacatatacgtgtaagATACTAATACACACCAACAACGAAGTGCTTATTAGTTAGATAGCGTTTTACAGAACTAGCGTGAATATGAGTACAAAAAGCATCGCATAGTATTTACCAAAACATTTAATATCATTCCTCTGACTTGGCCTTTCAGCGATCATGTCAGATAATAAATACTTTGTTATGTTATGTTAAATCAAATAAAGCGGAGTTTCAGCAGTATTGTAATATGAAGCAATGATTATTAAACAAGCGGCATACAAATGGCTTACACATTGtacaaataatattcatatcaGCAAAATGCACTAAATTCATATCTTGTGTATGCAATTACAATAAGATTCGTAATTCAGgatgttaaataaaaatgcataTGACGCAAAATTCTCTAGTTATATTAAAGAAACCCCCTCTTATATTGTGTCAATTTGTATTGGATTCACTATTTCCCAAATGGAGAGCTTCATGGGCTGGTACGAGTCAGAAGTAATGCAATTCTTGCTGCAACAATTGGTGGACTTTGTTGTCAACATTGAAATTCTGTCTTTCAAGTAAAAACacttataattaaatacaGTCTGGTAATCGCATGATTCAGATGGCCAACCAATTAATTCGACAGCCATTAGTAATTAGTCTTTATGAGCTCTTATTAGAATAAATGTTCATCTGATATGTTAAAAATATATCTTCTCATAATTGCATTAGAATTAGAAAGCAAGGATATGTTTGGCAGACGAATAACATAATCAGTTTCTCACACTCTAATTAATGACAACAATAGTCTCCATCTCCAGCCAAGTTGTATTCTAATGTAAGAACAATTATCTTGATTTGTTAGATTAGGAATTTGTCAGTCTTCcaggaaagaattttttgaagactgtgggaaaatataaaaactacGAACACGTCTTAGTtaggaaataattttgttgGCCATTTCTTGCCTGGATGATGGAAGGTCACGTGGAATAATTGAGCAGAACACTCTTGAGTTT from Diprion similis isolate iyDipSimi1 chromosome 2, iyDipSimi1.1, whole genome shotgun sequence includes the following:
- the LOC124414439 gene encoding pyruvate dehydrogenase phosphatase regulatory subunit, mitochondrial-like isoform X3 — protein: MLMLNRGCARCLRLRHSGQPSHELHGRLLQGITCKYGAAAGVLDTNREFRTDLSTPDSDSVLPSQVQVVIAGAGTVANSVAYHLVQNGWNDVLVLEQGRVGGGTSHFGSGTLGLFKPIAHRNIIMYSLKLYRQLHEMGFDIGLKECGSVNLAQTKDRMIALKRRIAYNVPTGLHCKLLGKEELKKLHPYLHVDDLEGAVWVPEDAVADSSAICHALAKLAKQGGVRYKEDCRIEEVFTENGAVKSLTTDQGSIVCEYFINCAGMWARELGLRCNPPVRIPAYPAEHFYAVTPSLVPEISSHLPCVRDFDAYSYARQWQVGGLMVGWFEREAKPAFGKEGKVPVKDWHRHLKDDPQHWRPLWERAKHRLPILREMGDPTIYNSPDNFTPDGRWILGESPEVKNYFVAVGMSGNSLQGAGGIGKAVAEWMMKGEPAQELLPFNVQRFLDLHNNKQYLQQRIKEVVGRHYAILYPHQCEYKYARKLRCSPLYSVLEEQGAVFGIKMAYERPLYFVSTYRRGDKKPEMPPGSFYKPKFFDFMKEEFHACREGVGIIDMSSFSKIEIKSSRSEVVNYLQQLCSNDANIPVGTIAHTGMQNERGGYENDCMLVRQMDNSFFMVSPTSQQTRIYQWMSRHLPSDRSVGLNDVTSKYTVINVVGPKATELLSALSNSDINLSPFTHKKVNVGYASDVMVMAFTHTGEPGYCLYIPSEYALHVYARLMATGKDYGVRNVGVLTQRFMRIERFIPFWAEELSPYVTPYEAGNGYSVKLDKEYFIGKYALQHQKEQGVRKRLVLFVLGGQLDPNKDVWPWGGEPLYRDDRYVGTVTSAGYGFATDKLICLGFIGLPGHRHECNDPGPITTEFIMDPNARYEVDIAGRRFPAKPHVHPLSAPALNKVNKKYTPTPVLTCGSDILL
- the LOC124414439 gene encoding pyruvate dehydrogenase phosphatase regulatory subunit, mitochondrial-like isoform X1, whose product is MLMLNRGCARCLRLRHSGQPSHELHGRLLQGITCKYGAAAGVLDTNREFRTDLSTPDSDSVLPSQVQVVIAGAGTVANSVAYHLVQNGWNDVLVLEQGRVGGGTSHFGSGTLGLFKPIAHRNIIMYSLKLYRQLHEMGFDIGLKECGSVNLAQTKDRMIALKRRIAYNVPTGLHCKLLGKEELKKLHPYLHVDDLEGAVWVPEDAVADSSAICHALAKLAKQGGVRYKEDCRIEEVFTENGAVKSLTTDQGSIVCEYFINCAGMWARELGLRCNPPVRIPAYPAEHFYAVTPSLVPEISSHLPCVRDFDAYSYARQWQVGGLMVGWFEREAKPAFGKEGKVPVKDWHRHLKDDPQHWRPLWERAKHRLPILREMGDPTIYNSPDNFTPDGRWILGESPEVKNYFVAVGMSGNSLQGAGGIGKAVAEWMMKGEPAQELLPFNVQRFLDLHNNKQYLQQRIKEVVGRHYAILYPHQCEYKYARKLRCSPLYSVLEEQGAVFGIKMAYERPLYFVSTYRRGDKKPEMPPGSFYKPKFFDFMKEEFHACREGVGIIDMSSFSKIEIKSTHADTRRRAYGSIVDDGSSRSEVVNYLQQLCSNDANIPVGTIAHTGMQNERGGYENDCMLVRQMDNSFFMVSPTSQQTRIYQWMSRHLPSDRSVGLNDVTSKYTVINVVGPKATELLSALSNSDINLSPFTHKKVNVGYASDVMVMAFTHTGEPGYCLYIPSEYALHVYARLMATGKDYGVRNVGVLTQRFMRIERFIPFWAEELSPYVTPYEAGNGYSVKLDKEYFIGKYALQHQKEQGVRKRLVLFVLGGQLDPNKDVWPWGGEPLYRDDRYVGTVTSAGYGFATDKLICLGFIGLPGHRHECNDPGPITTEFIMDPNARYEVDIAGRRFPAKPHVHPLSAPALNKVNKKYTPTPVLTCGSDILL